A stretch of DNA from Bactrocera neohumeralis isolate Rockhampton chromosome 6, APGP_CSIRO_Bneo_wtdbg2-racon-allhic-juicebox.fasta_v2, whole genome shotgun sequence:
TTTCAACTATAGTACCGTTTTAGGCTTTAGACACTACCCTCTTTTTAATAGCTTAGTAACTGGTGAgctatttcgaggttccctacctttctaaagaaaaacacagaaacttcaaatttaatggagaatattcattatcattcgaaagaacattctctggcatttattttttaagggttATCTCTGTCAAATGTAGTCGCTGCCTACGTTTGCGTTGGTTCCTCCGTTGAGTCcatttttcgatgactcgttcgagcaatTCCACGATAACTCGCGaataacacgcgtgatgttttgctccaaggcttgaatcgaagtgagattgtccgcacagactttagactttacatatcgccacaggaaagagtctaacggtatgatatcacacgatcttggctGCCACTCGACCGGTTCAAAACATGAAATTCATTCACCGAAGTGTCCtctcaaaaaatccattgaTGGCTGCGATGTGGGTGAAATGGCGCAGTCTTTTTAAATCGAGAtcaagagcttcaatttcaggcatcaaatagtcgattttcatggcgcgataatggtcgccattgacggttacgttcttaccggcctcacttttgaagaaatatggacccgGTGGAACCAccgtccacaaaccacaccaaacccttgttttttctagatgaaatgacagctcttgaatttgTTCAGCTTGTTCTTCATCCCAAATATGGCAACTTATCCCTTGAGCTATAAATGGACCTCaccgctgaaaaaaatttgtctcgaaaacgtcggatcatCTTGGAAACTTTCAAGAGCCCATGAAGGCAGGCGATGTCTCTTGCAAAGGCTGTattttagttcttgcacaagctgtattttgtacattttttatttatgatatcgacctaaaatgcgccaagtcgttccatatgtcagtccgagtttctgcgaacagcgccgaaacgacacttacggtcttcgtgtatactctcaactacgactgctatatcttcttcactgcatgctggacgtgATCTTTTCGGTCGAACATTATCCAATAACGAATGCGTGGTcttaagatgggtgatggtgttgcgaatagtacgctcagtaagccgattatgttgaccttAAGTTGAGCTAagagcgcgaaacacattctttatagaacgtgaattttcgtaataaagttgaacgatttgtaaacgttgttcaggcgtaagtctttcattggtgaaatgccaaataatactgaaaaaaataacatgacagcttgcaTAAATCACgcgcgatctgtcaaaaaatcaCCCTTTATAAGCAGCATTTTCTTATATATGAAATCTAAGATTTTTGGAACGAAGCTATTTCAACTATGGTATCGGCTTAGGCTATAGCTATAGCTTATAATATCTTATAGTCGAATTAGTACTTAAGACTTTGGGAATAATTTCTTTGAACACAAAAAAAGCATAATAACATGAAAACTACACAAGCTTTATATGAATTTCAGTTGACTTTATTAGAAATCATttcaattttccaattttcatgCGAACTCTTTCCGATATTCAATGTATGAACTCATAGGTGACCGGTTTGTAGTCGGAACGATATTGTTGCTGAAACGAGTCAGGTGTGTGCACGCTGTTGTAGGTCTCAACAGTCGGCACCGGCACAGCAGCTTGAATGCGTGAATAAGCCAATGGCACAATTGCAGCGGTGCGTGCTGCCGGCATTGCGAGCGGCAGTGGTGCATAATAAGCTGCCGCAGAGCTGCCGACGGGCGCATAGTACACCTCCGTAGCCCATGCTACAGTTCCCAACAGACAGGCGAAGAGCAACTGAAAAGAGGGAAAAGAATGAAACACTCCGGCTTCTTATtctataatttcaatataatttaccACTTTCTGCATAGCACTTTTGTAATCACAATTTATCCGCTTCCTCGAAACACTTCTTTATCTAGCTGCCACAGGCGCACTGATGTGTCCATCGGCACTGCATTGGCACTTTTATATAAGCCATCCTCCGTCTGTTAGCCAGCAAGacatgcagcagcagcaatcaGACTGCAATGCCAAGGACAATCGACTAAGGTCACTGCATTTGCCAGAAGTTGACTTGCTGTCACGTTGCATGTACGAGCATCGGTACATTCTTGCAACACCCGTAATTACCCATAAAAGTTAATATGTAAATGAAAGAGAAGTGCGCTCACT
This window harbors:
- the LOC126762900 gene encoding uncharacterized protein LOC126762900 → MQKVLLFACLLGTVAWATEVYYAPVGSSAAAYYAPLPLAMPAARTAAIVPLAYSRIQAAVPVPTVETYNSVHTPDSFQQQYRSDYKPVTYEFIH